Below is a genomic region from Pseudomonas extremaustralis.
GCGCTGTACATGACCAGCATCTTCATTGGTGGCGCGTTCGGCTCGGCCATCGCCAGCAGCGTGTACGAGCACGGCGGCTGGCTCGGTGTGATGCTGGTGGGCAGCGCGTTCCCGCTGGTGGCGCTGCTGCGGTTCCTGAGTGCATCGCGGCAAGTGGCGGTCGCAACCGCCTAGGAGCGCACCAACTTCTCCAAAGCCGCGTCCGCCAGAAATGACGAGCGGCTTTTGACCTTGTGTTCACGCACATAACGGTCGATGCGCTGGATGACATAGCCGGGCAAGGTCACATTGACCTTCTCGGTCTTGCCCAGATAGGGCGAGATGTCCAACTCCAGCATTCCCCAGCCCATTGCCGCGTACGCCTCATTACCGTGGTGATTGGCGACCGAAGTCGGCATCGGTATCGCCGTGCCCTCTGCCGCCATCTCCTGCAGCAGAATGTGTGCGACTTCCACGGCGGCGTTGTACGCCTCTTCGAAACTGTCCCCGGCGGTGACCGCCCCTGGGATGTCGGGGATCTGAATGCCGGTGGCGGTAAAGTCGTCACCCCACTCGATACAGATTGGGTATTGCATGAATGCTCTCCTTAAAACTGAAACAGTCCGGCGCGTTTCCTGATGCTTGTGACGGTGCCCAGGGGCAGGTCCTTCTTGGGATGCGGCACCGGAATCGTGTACGGGCTATAGCGATGGATAAAAATGTGGTGGCTGCCCGTGACTCGATCCAGCACCCAACCCGCTTCCTGCAACTCCTTGATCAATAGCCTGCTTTGCACCTCAGCCTCCTTGGCTCGGCCCGAATTAAAGTAACCCTAGAGTTATCTTTAACTCAAGCACAGAATCGCTCAGCCTGACTGGTGGTTGTTTTGCTTCATGTTGAAATCCCTCCAGCGGATGACACCTCACGGCCATTCCCCTTAGGCTTGTAGGCCGCAACACTTCACGTTGCGCCCAACCCAGCAAGGAACCGTCGATGGACCGCCTCACCGCCATGGAAACCTTCGTCCACGTCGTCGAAACCGGCTCGTTCTCCGCCGCCGCCAAGCGCCTGGGCATCGGCCAGCCAGCGGTGTCCAAAAGCATCGCGCAACTGGAGGCGCGCCTGGCGGTACGCTTGGTGATGCGCTCCACCCGGGGCCTGACGCCCACCGAAGCGGGCCTGGCGTTTTTCGAGAAGGCCAAGCGCGCCATCGAACAGGCCAACGACGCCGACGATGCCGCACGCGGTGCCGGTGCCGGGCTGTCGGGCAACCTGCGGATCAGTGCGGCGGTGACCTTCGCCCGCATGCACATCATTCCGCACCTGGGGCCCTTCCTGGAGCAGCATCCCGAGATGACGGTGGACGTTGTGCTCGACGACCGCAGCCTCAACCTGGTGGAAGAAGGCATCGATGTGGCCCTGCGCATGGGCAACCTGAGCGATTCGAGCCACACGGCGCGCAAGATCGGCGAATCGCCCTGCGTCATCCTGGGCACCCCGGCCTACTTCGCACGCTTCGGCGAACCTGCGACCCCGCAGGATTTGCTGCAACACCAGGCCATCATCTACACAAGGGTCGAAGGCTCGCACTGGAACTTCACCCGCGGCGACACGCAATTCCCCCTGGTCGCCCATGGCCGCGTGCGCGTCACGGCGGCGGAGGGGGTGCGCGCCGCCGTGTTGAGTCATTTGGGGTTGACCCTGTCGTCCACCTGGATGTTCGCCCCGGAGCTGGCCAGCGGCGAGGTCAAGACCGTGCTGGACGACTGGCATTTGCCCGCAAGGGACTTGTGGGCGGTATACCCCACCGGCCGCATGGCGAGCGCCAAGGCGCGGGCATTCGTGGAGTATGTGGAGCAGTTGTTAAAGCGCTGACGAGTCCAGGCAGCACAGCAACCGCTCGACCGTGTGCGCCAGCGGGCCGGAGTTATCCAGCACGAACAACCCTGCGCCATTGGCGGCGATCAGCGCTGCTGTAAACCGCGCATTGCGCGCCAGGCGCGCCT
It encodes:
- a CDS encoding type II toxin-antitoxin system HicB family antitoxin, whose product is MQYPICIEWGDDFTATGIQIPDIPGAVTAGDSFEEAYNAAVEVAHILLQEMAAEGTAIPMPTSVANHHGNEAYAAMGWGMLELDISPYLGKTEKVNVTLPGYVIQRIDRYVREHKVKSRSSFLADAALEKLVRS
- a CDS encoding LysR family transcriptional regulator, coding for MDRLTAMETFVHVVETGSFSAAAKRLGIGQPAVSKSIAQLEARLAVRLVMRSTRGLTPTEAGLAFFEKAKRAIEQANDADDAARGAGAGLSGNLRISAAVTFARMHIIPHLGPFLEQHPEMTVDVVLDDRSLNLVEEGIDVALRMGNLSDSSHTARKIGESPCVILGTPAYFARFGEPATPQDLLQHQAIIYTRVEGSHWNFTRGDTQFPLVAHGRVRVTAAEGVRAAVLSHLGLTLSSTWMFAPELASGEVKTVLDDWHLPARDLWAVYPTGRMASAKARAFVEYVEQLLKR
- a CDS encoding type II toxin-antitoxin system HicA family toxin: MQSRLLIKELQEAGWVLDRVTGSHHIFIHRYSPYTIPVPHPKKDLPLGTVTSIRKRAGLFQF